One Oryza brachyantha chromosome 3, ObraRS2, whole genome shotgun sequence DNA segment encodes these proteins:
- the LOC107303915 gene encoding leucine-rich repeat extensin-like protein 3 encodes MEHRSHLAVLLGLLAFAAGVPAAAAAAEGTQLAAGTTTAEASCEPSVLATQVSLFCAPDMPTAQCCEPVVASVDLGGGVPCLCRVAAEPQLIISGLNATHLLTLYAACGGLRQGGPRLAAACEAPAPSASVINAPPPPAALRRKPPAREAPPPPSPTDKLPPPPQQHDDSDHNKRDDPNRWSPRPPLTPPPPPPPPTGPTAAPSPPWSGASLQGPLAAATTVLATTLLIAAAQY; translated from the exons ATGGAGCACCGCTCCCACCTCGCCGTCCTGCTCGGCCtcctcgccttcgccgccggggtcccagccgcagccgccgccgccgagggaACGCAGCTGGCGGCGGGCACCACCACGGCGGAGGCGTCGTGCGAGCCCTCCGTCCTCGCCACCCAGGTCTCGCTCTTCTGCGCGCCCGACATGCCCACCGCGCAGTGCTGCGAGCCAGTGGTGGCCTCCGTcgatctcggcggcggcgtcccctGCCTCTGCCGCGTGGCGGCCGAGCCGCAGCTCATCATCTCCGGCCTCAACGCCACCCACCTCCTCACGCTGTACGCCGCCTGCGGAGGACTCCGCCAGGGAggccctcgcctcgccgccgcctgtgAAG CTCCCGCGCCTTCGGCCTCCGTCATCAATGCCCCACCGCCCCCGGCCGCTCTTCGCCGCAAACCGCCGGCAC GCGAGGCACCTCCCCCACCGTCGCCGACCGACAAGCTCCCCCCGCCGCCTCAGCAGCACGACGACTCCGACCACAACAAGCGCGACGACCCAAACCGGTGGAGCCCTCGACCCCCGTTGacccccccgcccccgccgcccccgcccacCGGCCCGACCGCTGCCCCCTCACCACCATGGTCCGGCGCCTCGCTCCAGgggcccctcgccgccgccacgaccGTCCTCGCCACCACCCTCCTCATCGCTGCCGCCCAGTACTGA
- the LOC102704132 gene encoding type IV inositol polyphosphate 5-phosphatase 7-like isoform X1, translating into MRDENSNKTKKLSWSKTFVRKWFNIKTKAKDFHSDCACEEVGVQWRTSFSERDVCKAKKSRTERLPRKNADRDSRVGNGFDRAYITNTQDYRVFVATWNVGGRSPSSHLNLEDWLHTSPAADIYVIGLQEIVPLNAGNVLLTEDNGPAKKWVALVRKTLNNLDLQGSVVYNYHTPSPVPDPIVELNVDFERSSRRPRNSSFFHRRSFQSFNRSSRIDMMDPHSLVDRRFSVCDRISFGSRPSDADTSMRYGGSSDDENIDEESPSGIYFSPMPCGYGAPLCYDDNKRQFINNSRYCLVASKQMVGVFLMVWVRNDIRDHVKNLKVSCVGRGLMGYLGNKGSISISMSLHQTSFCFVCTHLTSGQKDGDELRRNADVVEILKKTRFPHVHGAGDERSPETILDHDRIIWLGDLNYRIALSYRSVKALVEMHNWKQLLEKDQLRIEQRYGRVFSGWKEGRIYFPPTYKYSYNSDRYAGDDMRPNEKRRTPAWCDRILWYGRGLNQLCYVRGESRFSDHRPVYSIFTAEVQIPNQTQFSTFTRSTSLMGVDELSYPTYPRSYTDINFY; encoded by the exons ATGAGAGATGAGAATTCAAACAAGACCAAG AAGCTGTCCTGGTCCAAGACCTTCGTTAGGAAGTGGTTCAACATCAAAACAAAAGCTAAGGACTTCCATTCAGATTGTGCATGTGAAGAAG TAGGCGTGCAGTGGAGAACCAGTTTCTCGGAGAGAGATGTATGCAAAGCCAAGAAAAGCAGAACAG AGAGGTTGCCTAGGAAGAATGCGGATCGAGATTCTCGGGTAGGAAATGGATTTGACCGTGCTTATATCACAAATACACAAGACTACAG GGTCTTTGTTGCTACATGGAATGTGGGTGGAAGGTCGCCATCGAGTCATTTGAATTTGGAAGACTGGCTTCATACTTCTCCGGCTGCTGATATATATGTCATTGG ATTACAGGAAATTGTTCCTTTGAATGCTGGCAATGTCCTGTTGACCGAAGACAATGGTCCAGCAAAGAAATGGGTTGCACTTGTTAGAAAAACCCTGAACAATTTAGATCTCCAAGGCTCTGTTGTGTATAACTACCACACCCCCTCACCGGTTCCAGATCCTATTGTTGAGCTCAATGTTGATTTTGAACGATCATCAAGAAGACCAAGGAACTCTTCTTTCTTCCATCGACGCTCATTCCAGTCCTTCAACCGAAGTTCAAGAATTGACATGATGGATCCTCACTCATTAGTGGACCGTCGTTTCAGTGTTTGTGATCGGATTAGCTTTGGGAGTAGGCCAAGTGATGCTGACACCAGTATGAGATATGGTGGGTCATCTGATGATGAGAATATTGACGAGGAATCGCCTAGTGGTATATACTTCTCACCAATGCCATGCGGTTATGGTGCTCCACTATGCTATGATGATAACAAAAGACAGTTCATAAACAATAG CAGATATTGCCTAGTTGCCAGCAAGCAAATGGTTGGTGTTTTTCTCATGGTTTGGGTACGAAATGATATTAGGGACCATGTGAAGAACTTGAAGGTTTCGTGTGTTGGCAGAGGTTTGATGGGATATCTTGGAAATAAG GGATCGATATCGATCAGCATGTCTCTGCATCAGACAAGCTTCTGCTTCGTCTGCACTCACTTAACCTCGGGGCAAAAGGATGGTGATGAACTTAGAAGAAATGCTGATGTCGTGGAAATTTTGAAGAAGACCAGATTCCCTCATGTTCATGGTGCAGGTGACGAGAGGTCACCAGAGACCATTCTTGACCATGA TCGCATAATATGGCTTGGAGATCTAAATTACCGAATAGCTCTTTCATACCGTTCGGTGAAGGCTCTAGTGGAGATGCACAATTGGAAACAGTTATTGGAGAAGGACCAG CTTCGAATAGAGCAAAGGTATGGTCGGGTATTTTCAGGCTGGAAAGAAGGGAGGATTTATTTTCCTCCCACATACAAATACTCCTACAACTCTGACAGATACGCAGGTGACGACATGCGTCCAAATGAGAAGCGAAGAACACCGGCATG GTGTGATCGGATTCTATGGTATGGGAGAGGATTGAATCAACTATGTTATGTCCGCGGTGAGTCTAGATTCTCAGATCACAGACCTGTATACAGCATTTTCACAGCGGAGGTTCAGATACCAAACCAAACCCAATTTAGCACCTTTACTCGTTCTACCTCTCTAATGGGGGTGGATGAACTATCATACCCAACTTATCCACGCAGTTACACAGATATCAATTTTTATTGA
- the LOC102704406 gene encoding 63 kDa globulin-like protein has product MATRARAMTLVLLAAVLFAAAAAAASREDRRGETSLGRCLQRCEEDRPRYERARCVQECKEQQQQQEQERRREHGRHDDDRNGRDRRGGRSSSEEEEDERQQGRRGRPYVFGRRSFRQVVSSDQGSVRLLPPFHQASRLLRGIKNYRVAVLEANPRSFVVPSHTDAHCVCYVAQGEGVVAMIENGERRSYAIRQGDIFVAPAGTINYLANTDGRRKLIVTKILHTISVPGKIQFFFGAGGRNPESFLSSFSKRVQRAAFKISDERLEKLLGKQDKGVIIRASEEQVRELRRHASEGGHGSHWPLPPFGESSRGPFNILEQRPRFANRHGRLYEADARSFHDLAEHDIRVALVNITAGSMNAPFYNTRSVKVAYVLDGEGEAEIVCPHLSRGGEESEGRRGKGKWREEEEEEGQQQEEEEQVGKGYETIRGRLSRGSVIVVPAGHPIVVSSSRDSTLQIVCFDVHAENNERMYLAGTNSVLKKLDAQAKELAFATSAREVDELLNAQQESAFVAGPEESGRRGEQEDEGRHRGRGGEAVETFLRMAAGAV; this is encoded by the exons ATGGCGACCCGAGCTAGAGCAATGACCCTGGTCCTCCTCGCGGCCGTCCTCTTTGCCgcggcagcagctgcagcctcGAGGGAGGATCGCCGCGGCGAGACCTCGCTGGGGCGTTGCCTGCAGCGGTGCGAGGAGGACCGGCCGCGGTACGAGCGGGCCCGGTGTGTCCAGGAGTGCAAagagcaacagcagcagcaggagcaggaaCGGCGACGAGAGCACGGCAGGCATGACGACGACCGCAACGGCCGTGACCGGCGCGGCGGTCGGTCTTcgtcggaggaggaagaagacgagcgCCAGCAGGGGAGGCGTGGCCGGCCCTACGTGTTCGGCCGGCGCAGCTTCCGGCAAGTCGTCAGCAGCGACCAGGGCTCCGTCAGGCTCCTCCCGCCGTTCCACCAGGCGTCGAGGCTCCTGCGCGGAATCAAGAACTACCGCGTCGCGGTGCTCGAGGCGAACCCCCGCTCCTTCGTCGTGCCGAGCCACACGGACGCGCACTGCGTCTGCTACGTCGCCCAAG GCGAGGGTGTGGTGGCAATGATCGAGAACGGCGAGAGGCGGTCGTACGCCATCCGGCAAGGCGACATCTTCGTGGCGCCGGCAGGGACGATCAATTACCTGGCCAACACCGACGGCCGGAGGAAGCTGATTGTCACCAAGATTCTCCACACCATCTCCGTGCCTGGCAAGATCCAG TTCTtcttcggcgccggcgggaggaACCCGGAGTCGTTCCTGTCGAGCTTCAGCAAGCGCGTTCAGAGAGCTGCTTTCAAG ATTTCGGATGAGAGGCTGGAGAAGCTGCTGGGGAAGCAGGACAAGGGAGTGATCATCCGTGCGTCGGAGGAGCAGGTGCGGGAGCTGCGGCGCCACGCGTCGGAGGGCGGCCACGGCTCGCActggccgctgccgccgttcggcGAGTCGTCGCGCGGGCCTTTCAACATCCTGGAGCAGAGGCCCCGGTTCGCCAACCGCCACGGCCGCCTCTACGAGGCCGACGCCCGCAGCTTCCACGACCTCGCCGAGCACGACATCCGCGTCGCCCTCGTCAACATCACCGCG GGCTCCATGAATGCGCCGTTCTACAACACCCGGTCGGTGAAGGTCGCATACGTCCTGGACGGCGAGGGGGAGGCCGAGATCGTGTGCCCGCACCTgtcgcgcggcggcgaggagagcgAGGGGCGCCGCGGCAAGGGCAAGTGGcgtgaggaggaagaggaggaagggcagcagcaggaggaggaagaacaagTTGGGAAGGGGTACGAGACGATCCGCGGTCGGCTGTCCCGCGGCTCGGTGATCGTCGTCCCCGCCGGCCACCCGATCGTGGTGTCGTCGTCGCGCGACAGCACGCTCCAGATCGTCTGCTTCGACGTCCACGCCGAGAACAACGAGAGGATGTACCTCGCCGGGACGAACAGCGTGCTGAAGAAGCTGGACGCGCAGGCCAAGGAGCTAGCGTTCGCGACGAGCGCGAGGGAGGTGGACGAGCTGCTCAATGCCCAGCAGGAGTCCGCCTTCGTCGCCGGCCCGGAGGagagcggccgccgcggcgagcaggAGGACGAAGGGCGCcaccgcgggcgcggcggcgaggcggtggagaCGTTCCTGCGGATGGCTGCCGGTGCGGTGTGA
- the LOC102704132 gene encoding type IV inositol polyphosphate 5-phosphatase 7-like isoform X2 — protein sequence MRDENSNKTKLSWSKTFVRKWFNIKTKAKDFHSDCACEEVGVQWRTSFSERDVCKAKKSRTERLPRKNADRDSRVGNGFDRAYITNTQDYRVFVATWNVGGRSPSSHLNLEDWLHTSPAADIYVIGLQEIVPLNAGNVLLTEDNGPAKKWVALVRKTLNNLDLQGSVVYNYHTPSPVPDPIVELNVDFERSSRRPRNSSFFHRRSFQSFNRSSRIDMMDPHSLVDRRFSVCDRISFGSRPSDADTSMRYGGSSDDENIDEESPSGIYFSPMPCGYGAPLCYDDNKRQFINNSRYCLVASKQMVGVFLMVWVRNDIRDHVKNLKVSCVGRGLMGYLGNKGSISISMSLHQTSFCFVCTHLTSGQKDGDELRRNADVVEILKKTRFPHVHGAGDERSPETILDHDRIIWLGDLNYRIALSYRSVKALVEMHNWKQLLEKDQLRIEQRYGRVFSGWKEGRIYFPPTYKYSYNSDRYAGDDMRPNEKRRTPAWCDRILWYGRGLNQLCYVRGESRFSDHRPVYSIFTAEVQIPNQTQFSTFTRSTSLMGVDELSYPTYPRSYTDINFY from the exons ATGAGAGATGAGAATTCAAACAAGACCAAG CTGTCCTGGTCCAAGACCTTCGTTAGGAAGTGGTTCAACATCAAAACAAAAGCTAAGGACTTCCATTCAGATTGTGCATGTGAAGAAG TAGGCGTGCAGTGGAGAACCAGTTTCTCGGAGAGAGATGTATGCAAAGCCAAGAAAAGCAGAACAG AGAGGTTGCCTAGGAAGAATGCGGATCGAGATTCTCGGGTAGGAAATGGATTTGACCGTGCTTATATCACAAATACACAAGACTACAG GGTCTTTGTTGCTACATGGAATGTGGGTGGAAGGTCGCCATCGAGTCATTTGAATTTGGAAGACTGGCTTCATACTTCTCCGGCTGCTGATATATATGTCATTGG ATTACAGGAAATTGTTCCTTTGAATGCTGGCAATGTCCTGTTGACCGAAGACAATGGTCCAGCAAAGAAATGGGTTGCACTTGTTAGAAAAACCCTGAACAATTTAGATCTCCAAGGCTCTGTTGTGTATAACTACCACACCCCCTCACCGGTTCCAGATCCTATTGTTGAGCTCAATGTTGATTTTGAACGATCATCAAGAAGACCAAGGAACTCTTCTTTCTTCCATCGACGCTCATTCCAGTCCTTCAACCGAAGTTCAAGAATTGACATGATGGATCCTCACTCATTAGTGGACCGTCGTTTCAGTGTTTGTGATCGGATTAGCTTTGGGAGTAGGCCAAGTGATGCTGACACCAGTATGAGATATGGTGGGTCATCTGATGATGAGAATATTGACGAGGAATCGCCTAGTGGTATATACTTCTCACCAATGCCATGCGGTTATGGTGCTCCACTATGCTATGATGATAACAAAAGACAGTTCATAAACAATAG CAGATATTGCCTAGTTGCCAGCAAGCAAATGGTTGGTGTTTTTCTCATGGTTTGGGTACGAAATGATATTAGGGACCATGTGAAGAACTTGAAGGTTTCGTGTGTTGGCAGAGGTTTGATGGGATATCTTGGAAATAAG GGATCGATATCGATCAGCATGTCTCTGCATCAGACAAGCTTCTGCTTCGTCTGCACTCACTTAACCTCGGGGCAAAAGGATGGTGATGAACTTAGAAGAAATGCTGATGTCGTGGAAATTTTGAAGAAGACCAGATTCCCTCATGTTCATGGTGCAGGTGACGAGAGGTCACCAGAGACCATTCTTGACCATGA TCGCATAATATGGCTTGGAGATCTAAATTACCGAATAGCTCTTTCATACCGTTCGGTGAAGGCTCTAGTGGAGATGCACAATTGGAAACAGTTATTGGAGAAGGACCAG CTTCGAATAGAGCAAAGGTATGGTCGGGTATTTTCAGGCTGGAAAGAAGGGAGGATTTATTTTCCTCCCACATACAAATACTCCTACAACTCTGACAGATACGCAGGTGACGACATGCGTCCAAATGAGAAGCGAAGAACACCGGCATG GTGTGATCGGATTCTATGGTATGGGAGAGGATTGAATCAACTATGTTATGTCCGCGGTGAGTCTAGATTCTCAGATCACAGACCTGTATACAGCATTTTCACAGCGGAGGTTCAGATACCAAACCAAACCCAATTTAGCACCTTTACTCGTTCTACCTCTCTAATGGGGGTGGATGAACTATCATACCCAACTTATCCACGCAGTTACACAGATATCAATTTTTATTGA
- the LOC102704132 gene encoding type IV inositol polyphosphate 5-phosphatase 7-like isoform X3 codes for MRDENSNKTKKLSWSKTFVRKWFNIKTKAKDFHSDCACEEVGVQWRTSFSERDVCKAKKSRTERLPRKNADRDSRVGNGFDRAYITNTQDYRVFVATWNVGGRSPSSHLNLEDWLHTSPAADIYVIGLQEIVPLNAGNVLLTEDNGPAKKWVALVRKTLNNLDLQGSVVYNYHTPSPVPDPIVELNVDFERSSRRPRNSSFFHRRSFQSFNRSSRIDMMDPHSLVDRRFSVCDRISFGSRPSDADTSMRYGGSSDDENIDEESPSGIYFSPMPCGYGAPLCYDDNKRQFINNRYCLVASKQMVGVFLMVWVRNDIRDHVKNLKVSCVGRGLMGYLGNKGSISISMSLHQTSFCFVCTHLTSGQKDGDELRRNADVVEILKKTRFPHVHGAGDERSPETILDHDRIIWLGDLNYRIALSYRSVKALVEMHNWKQLLEKDQLRIEQRYGRVFSGWKEGRIYFPPTYKYSYNSDRYAGDDMRPNEKRRTPAWCDRILWYGRGLNQLCYVRGESRFSDHRPVYSIFTAEVQIPNQTQFSTFTRSTSLMGVDELSYPTYPRSYTDINFY; via the exons ATGAGAGATGAGAATTCAAACAAGACCAAG AAGCTGTCCTGGTCCAAGACCTTCGTTAGGAAGTGGTTCAACATCAAAACAAAAGCTAAGGACTTCCATTCAGATTGTGCATGTGAAGAAG TAGGCGTGCAGTGGAGAACCAGTTTCTCGGAGAGAGATGTATGCAAAGCCAAGAAAAGCAGAACAG AGAGGTTGCCTAGGAAGAATGCGGATCGAGATTCTCGGGTAGGAAATGGATTTGACCGTGCTTATATCACAAATACACAAGACTACAG GGTCTTTGTTGCTACATGGAATGTGGGTGGAAGGTCGCCATCGAGTCATTTGAATTTGGAAGACTGGCTTCATACTTCTCCGGCTGCTGATATATATGTCATTGG ATTACAGGAAATTGTTCCTTTGAATGCTGGCAATGTCCTGTTGACCGAAGACAATGGTCCAGCAAAGAAATGGGTTGCACTTGTTAGAAAAACCCTGAACAATTTAGATCTCCAAGGCTCTGTTGTGTATAACTACCACACCCCCTCACCGGTTCCAGATCCTATTGTTGAGCTCAATGTTGATTTTGAACGATCATCAAGAAGACCAAGGAACTCTTCTTTCTTCCATCGACGCTCATTCCAGTCCTTCAACCGAAGTTCAAGAATTGACATGATGGATCCTCACTCATTAGTGGACCGTCGTTTCAGTGTTTGTGATCGGATTAGCTTTGGGAGTAGGCCAAGTGATGCTGACACCAGTATGAGATATGGTGGGTCATCTGATGATGAGAATATTGACGAGGAATCGCCTAGTGGTATATACTTCTCACCAATGCCATGCGGTTATGGTGCTCCACTATGCTATGATGATAACAAAAGACAGTTCATAAACAATAG ATATTGCCTAGTTGCCAGCAAGCAAATGGTTGGTGTTTTTCTCATGGTTTGGGTACGAAATGATATTAGGGACCATGTGAAGAACTTGAAGGTTTCGTGTGTTGGCAGAGGTTTGATGGGATATCTTGGAAATAAG GGATCGATATCGATCAGCATGTCTCTGCATCAGACAAGCTTCTGCTTCGTCTGCACTCACTTAACCTCGGGGCAAAAGGATGGTGATGAACTTAGAAGAAATGCTGATGTCGTGGAAATTTTGAAGAAGACCAGATTCCCTCATGTTCATGGTGCAGGTGACGAGAGGTCACCAGAGACCATTCTTGACCATGA TCGCATAATATGGCTTGGAGATCTAAATTACCGAATAGCTCTTTCATACCGTTCGGTGAAGGCTCTAGTGGAGATGCACAATTGGAAACAGTTATTGGAGAAGGACCAG CTTCGAATAGAGCAAAGGTATGGTCGGGTATTTTCAGGCTGGAAAGAAGGGAGGATTTATTTTCCTCCCACATACAAATACTCCTACAACTCTGACAGATACGCAGGTGACGACATGCGTCCAAATGAGAAGCGAAGAACACCGGCATG GTGTGATCGGATTCTATGGTATGGGAGAGGATTGAATCAACTATGTTATGTCCGCGGTGAGTCTAGATTCTCAGATCACAGACCTGTATACAGCATTTTCACAGCGGAGGTTCAGATACCAAACCAAACCCAATTTAGCACCTTTACTCGTTCTACCTCTCTAATGGGGGTGGATGAACTATCATACCCAACTTATCCACGCAGTTACACAGATATCAATTTTTATTGA
- the LOC102709916 gene encoding non-specific lipid transfer protein GPI-anchored 15-like: protein MVEPLRVSIHAFSNWPVSYFLTKKSLGKERVRHELVSVRAGACASQFIPEILELVDRSMARRQRGASFTATGLLALAVVSAAIAASSAQPQQQPPQPPGQPASAPSCPPVQASLSPCVSYFIGNSSTPSDACCEQMRAMLQSQAPCLCAAVASAPSSPLAPVLGGVQSLLPSACNLPPNACAGSTAGSASSPADDSTAPPSSGTTTAAAPEPAGTDPAAMPAGGGSKSVPTMPYSAATGGHGDGGDAIAAAVLISSLLACAYMI, encoded by the exons ATGGTAGAGCCACTTCGTGTCTCCATCCATGCATTCTCCAACTGGCCAGTGTCATATTTTCTCACCAAAAAGTCGCTGGGAAAAGAGCGTGTCCG CCACGAATTGGTGTCAGTTCGTGCTGGTGCGTGTGCCTCCCAGTTCATTCCGGAGATCTTGGAATTggtggatcgatcgatggctCGGCGGCAGCGTGGCGCCTCGTTCACGGCGACTGGCCTGCTGGCGCTCGCCGTGGTGAGCGCGGCGATCGCGGCGTCCTCGGCtcagccgcagcagcagcctccTCAGCCGCCCGGTCAGCCGGCGAGCGCGCCGAGCTGCCCGCCGGTGCAggcctcgctgtcgccgtgCGTCAGCTACTTCATTGGCAactcgtcgacgccgtcggacGCGTGCTGCGAGCAGATGCGGGCCATGCTCCAGTCGCAGGCGCCTTGCCTCTGCGCCGCCgtggcgtcggcgccgtcgtccccgCTCGCGCCGGTGCTCGGCGGGGTGCAGTCGCTGCTGCCCAGCGCCTGCAACCTGCCTCCCAACGCCTGCGCAGGGTCGACGGCCGGCTCTGCCTCTTCTCCGGCCGACGactcgacggcgccgccgtcctcgggGACAACaactgccgccgcgccggagccCGCTGGCACGGACCCGGCGGCGATGCCTGCCGGTGGTGGATCCAAGTCAGTGCCGACTATGCCGTACTCGGCTGCCACGGGAGGCCACGGTGATGGTGGCGACGCCATAGCCGCTGCCGTCTTGATCTCCTCGCTGCTTGCTTGTGCTTATATGATCTGA
- the LOC102710196 gene encoding non-specific lipid transfer protein GPI-anchored 15-like produces MARSGHGVGPAVALAAVVAAAAALCAAQTASVQPTALTMPSCPATPLSLSPCLGYVFGTGSAALSSCCSQLQGFFRSQGPCLCAASKLAAAGPFGLFLGQAQAIIPSVCNLPTNPCDAMAAKSPEPVSATPAALAPAPVPDTPAMAPSAMPAEPETSEAPGVPVDASPATVAAPGQAVPGDSGSSTGSQVGSKMPELLHSAGVRSSRKTAAGTVLITLFLAYVSAMYG; encoded by the exons ATGGCAAGAAGCGGGCACGGAGTAGgtcccgccgtcgccctcgccgccgtcgtggcggcggcggcggcgctgtgcGCGGCGCAGACAGCGTCGGTGCAGCCGACGGCGCTGACGATGCCCAGCTGCCCGGCGACGCCGCTAAGCCTGTCCCCGTGCCTCGGCTACGTGTTCGGCACCGGCTCGGCGGCGCTGTCGTCCTGCTGCTCCCAGCTGCAGGGCTTCTTCCGGTCGCAGGGGCCGTGCCTCTGCGCCGCGTccaagctcgccgccgccggcccgttCGGCCTCTTCCTCGGCCAGGCGCAGGCCATCATCCCCAGCGTGTGCAACCTGCCCACCAACCCCTGCGATG CCATGGCCGCGAAAAGCCCTGAGCCGGTCTcagcgacgccggcggcaCTGGCGCCTGCACCTGTACCGGATACGCCGGCGATGGCACCGTCGGCGATGCCCGCCGAACCGGAGACGTCGGAAGCACCGGGGGTGCCCGTCGACGCTTCCCCTGCCACCGTGGCGGCGCCAGGACAGGCCGTGCCGGGAGACTCTGGATCGAGCACCGGTTCACAAGTTGGATCAAAGATGCCAGAATTGCTGCATTCGGCCGGCGTACGGAGCTCCAGGAAGACGGCTGCTGGCACCGTGCTGATCACTCTGTTTCTCGCTTATGTCTCAGCCATGTATGGGTAA
- the LOC102704132 gene encoding type IV inositol polyphosphate 5-phosphatase 7-like isoform X4 encodes MRDENSNKTKKLSWSKTFVRKWFNIKTKAKDFHSDCACEEGVQWRTSFSERDVCKAKKSRTERLPRKNADRDSRVGNGFDRAYITNTQDYRVFVATWNVGGRSPSSHLNLEDWLHTSPAADIYVIGLQEIVPLNAGNVLLTEDNGPAKKWVALVRKTLNNLDLQGSVVYNYHTPSPVPDPIVELNVDFERSSRRPRNSSFFHRRSFQSFNRSSRIDMMDPHSLVDRRFSVCDRISFGSRPSDADTSMRYGGSSDDENIDEESPSGIYFSPMPCGYGAPLCYDDNKRQFINNSRYCLVASKQMVGVFLMVWVRNDIRDHVKNLKVSCVGRGLMGYLGNKGSISISMSLHQTSFCFVCTHLTSGQKDGDELRRNADVVEILKKTRFPHVHGAGDERSPETILDHDRIIWLGDLNYRIALSYRSVKALVEMHNWKQLLEKDQLRIEQRYGRVFSGWKEGRIYFPPTYKYSYNSDRYAGDDMRPNEKRRTPAWCDRILWYGRGLNQLCYVRGESRFSDHRPVYSIFTAEVQIPNQTQFSTFTRSTSLMGVDELSYPTYPRSYTDINFY; translated from the exons ATGAGAGATGAGAATTCAAACAAGACCAAG AAGCTGTCCTGGTCCAAGACCTTCGTTAGGAAGTGGTTCAACATCAAAACAAAAGCTAAGGACTTCCATTCAGATTGTGCATGTGAAGAAG GCGTGCAGTGGAGAACCAGTTTCTCGGAGAGAGATGTATGCAAAGCCAAGAAAAGCAGAACAG AGAGGTTGCCTAGGAAGAATGCGGATCGAGATTCTCGGGTAGGAAATGGATTTGACCGTGCTTATATCACAAATACACAAGACTACAG GGTCTTTGTTGCTACATGGAATGTGGGTGGAAGGTCGCCATCGAGTCATTTGAATTTGGAAGACTGGCTTCATACTTCTCCGGCTGCTGATATATATGTCATTGG ATTACAGGAAATTGTTCCTTTGAATGCTGGCAATGTCCTGTTGACCGAAGACAATGGTCCAGCAAAGAAATGGGTTGCACTTGTTAGAAAAACCCTGAACAATTTAGATCTCCAAGGCTCTGTTGTGTATAACTACCACACCCCCTCACCGGTTCCAGATCCTATTGTTGAGCTCAATGTTGATTTTGAACGATCATCAAGAAGACCAAGGAACTCTTCTTTCTTCCATCGACGCTCATTCCAGTCCTTCAACCGAAGTTCAAGAATTGACATGATGGATCCTCACTCATTAGTGGACCGTCGTTTCAGTGTTTGTGATCGGATTAGCTTTGGGAGTAGGCCAAGTGATGCTGACACCAGTATGAGATATGGTGGGTCATCTGATGATGAGAATATTGACGAGGAATCGCCTAGTGGTATATACTTCTCACCAATGCCATGCGGTTATGGTGCTCCACTATGCTATGATGATAACAAAAGACAGTTCATAAACAATAG CAGATATTGCCTAGTTGCCAGCAAGCAAATGGTTGGTGTTTTTCTCATGGTTTGGGTACGAAATGATATTAGGGACCATGTGAAGAACTTGAAGGTTTCGTGTGTTGGCAGAGGTTTGATGGGATATCTTGGAAATAAG GGATCGATATCGATCAGCATGTCTCTGCATCAGACAAGCTTCTGCTTCGTCTGCACTCACTTAACCTCGGGGCAAAAGGATGGTGATGAACTTAGAAGAAATGCTGATGTCGTGGAAATTTTGAAGAAGACCAGATTCCCTCATGTTCATGGTGCAGGTGACGAGAGGTCACCAGAGACCATTCTTGACCATGA TCGCATAATATGGCTTGGAGATCTAAATTACCGAATAGCTCTTTCATACCGTTCGGTGAAGGCTCTAGTGGAGATGCACAATTGGAAACAGTTATTGGAGAAGGACCAG CTTCGAATAGAGCAAAGGTATGGTCGGGTATTTTCAGGCTGGAAAGAAGGGAGGATTTATTTTCCTCCCACATACAAATACTCCTACAACTCTGACAGATACGCAGGTGACGACATGCGTCCAAATGAGAAGCGAAGAACACCGGCATG GTGTGATCGGATTCTATGGTATGGGAGAGGATTGAATCAACTATGTTATGTCCGCGGTGAGTCTAGATTCTCAGATCACAGACCTGTATACAGCATTTTCACAGCGGAGGTTCAGATACCAAACCAAACCCAATTTAGCACCTTTACTCGTTCTACCTCTCTAATGGGGGTGGATGAACTATCATACCCAACTTATCCACGCAGTTACACAGATATCAATTTTTATTGA